DNA from Amorphoplanes friuliensis DSM 7358:
TGACGCCCGCACCGAGTTCGGCGGCCAGTCGCCGCATCGTGAGCGCGTCGAGTCCTTCCGCGTCGGCGACGGTGATCGCGGCCGCAACAACCTGCGGCCGGGTACGCGCGGGTGGACGGCCTCTGGGCACGGGTACCTCCGGGGTGCTATTTTCAGTACAACGTACGGGAAAGGGGTCGGCTCATGGAACGACTGCCATTTTTCCTCCGGCTGCTGCGTCGCCGCGCGGCAGCCGCACCCTATGACGTCCGGTGGGACCACGATGTCGAGGTGCCCGCCTACGACGGCACCGTCCTGCTCGCCGACCACTACGTGCCGGTCGGTGACGGGCCCTGGCCGGTGCTGCTGGTGCGCAGTGCCTACGGCCGCGGGTTCCCCTTCAACTCGCTCTTCGGCTCCAGCTTCGCCGCGCAGGGCTTCCGCGTGATCCTGCAGAGCACCCGCGGCACCGGCGGTTCGGGCGGCGACTTCCACCTGTGGCGTAACGAGGCGACCGACGGGCAGGCCACGGTCGACTGGCTGCGCAAGCAGGACTGGTTCCCGGGCGCCTTCGGGACGATCGGCATGAGTTATCTCAGCTACGTCCAGTGGTCGCTCGGGCTCGACCCGCCGCCGGAGTGGCGTGCCGCCATCGTGCAGGTCGCCGCGCACGACTTCTACCAGGGCTTCTATCCCGACGGAGCGGGTGCCCTGCGACTCGAGCTGAGCCTGGTCAGCGGGGTCGCGTTCTTCAACCAGGCCGCCGGGCAGGCGACCTACCTGCGGGCCCTGCTGCGGCTCGCCGTGCACCTGCGGCGTGCGATCCGCGGCGTGCCGCTCCTCGACTCCTACCGCCGCGCGTTCGGGGGGCGGCGGCAGGAGTTCGAGGACTGGGTGCGTCACCCGTACCAGGACGATCTGTTCTGGTCCGGATCGGACGCCGGCCCGGCGGCGGACCGCATGACCGTGCCGGTGAGCCTGGTCAGCGGCTGGCACGACCTCACCCTCGAACAGACCCTCACCCAGTACGCCCGGCTGCGCGCCGCCGGGCAGGAACCGACGCTGATGATCGGCCCGTGGACACACACGTCGGCGTTCGACCGGGGCTGGTCCGAGCTCTTCCCCGACGCGCTGGAGCATCTGCGGGTCCACCTGCTCGGCGAGGGCGAGCGGACCACGCGCGTCCGCGTCCACATCGGTGACGAGTGGCGCGAGCTGCCCGTCTGGCCGCCACCGAGCACCGATCTGCGGCTGCATCTGCGTCCGGGCGGCGAGCTGGGTGAGCTCGCCGGCGGCACGACGAGCTTCGACTACGACCCGAAGAATCCCACGCCGTCGTTCGCCGGCCAGCTGCAGTCGCGCACGCAGGGCGCCCGCGACAACAAGCCCCTGGAGGCGCGGGCCGACGTCCGGACCTTCACCACCGGGCCGTTGCCCGAGGCCCTGGAGATCATGGGTACGCCCACCGCCGAGCTCTACGCGTCGGGCAGCACCGGCCACTTCGACCTGTTCGTGCGGGTCTGCGACGTGGACCCGGCCGACCGGTCGGTGAACGTCTGCGACGGGTTCGTCCGGCTGACCCCGGACCACGCCGACGCCGATCCGGTGCGGGTGGTGCTCGGCGCCGCAGGACACCGGTTTGCCGCCGGTCACCGGATTCGCCTGCAGGTCAGCGGGGGTGCGCACCCGCGGTTCGTCCGCAATTACGGCACGGGTGAGCCGCTCGGCACCGCCGTGCGGATGGTCGCCACCCGCACGACGGTGCATCACGATTCGGTACGTCCCTCGGCTGTGGTGCTTCCCGTGGTTTGACGCTCCTCGATCTTGGGGTACCTGCGTCGCCGCTACCCCCCACAGAATTGAGGAACTCCGATGGGCATCCAGGGCATCCTTTACCTGATCGCTGTCATCCTGCTCGTGCTCGCGGCCCTGCCGATCGGTACGCGCGGCATCTCGCTGGCGCTGCTCGGCGCGGCCTTCGCGCTGCTGGCCTTCTCCTGGGACACGATCACGGGCTGACCCGGCGATAGATGACGGCCTGCCACGGTGCAAGCGTCAGGTCTTCCGGTGCCGCGGTGTTGGTGAGGAGCAGTTCCGCTCCCGCCCACGCCGCGGCATCGTCGATCTCGGCCCGGACCGTCTCGCCGGAGAAGTTGCCGATGACCAGCAGCGTCGTGCCACCGAGGCTGCGGGTGAAGGCGTAGAGCCGCTCGTCGTGCGGCAGCAGCATGGTGAAGTCGCCGTGCACGACGGCCGGCTCCTCGTGCCGCAGCGCGATCAGCTTGCGGTAGAAGTGGTAGACCGAGTCCGGGTCCTTCACCGCCGCGGCCGCGTTGATCTCCGGGTAGTTCGGGTTGACCGCCAGCCACGGTGTGCCGGTCGTGAAGCCGGCCTGCGGCGAGGTGTCCCACTGCATCGGCGTCCGCGCGTTGTCCCGGCTGCGGGCCCGCAGCACGGTGAGCACATCCTCGGGAGAGCGGCCTTCCTGGCTGACGGCCTGCGCGTAGTGGCCGAGTGCCTCGATGTCGCGGAAGTCCTCGATGGAGGCGAACGGCGCGTTGGTCATGCCGAGCTCCTCACCCTGGTAGACGTACGGCGTACCGCGGTGCAGGTGCAGGACGGCGCCGAGCATCTTCGCTGAGCGTTCGCGGTATTCGGGGCTGTCGTCGCCGAAGCGCGAGACGACCCGCGGCTGGTCGTGGTTGTTCCAGTAGAGGCTGTTCCAGCCGACCTCGGCCAGACCGGCCTGCCAGCGCCCGAAGATGCCCTTGAGCTTGGTCAGCTGCAACGGGTAGAGCAGCCACGGGTCGGCACCGCGGTCGGCCCACACGTGGTCGAACTGGAAGATCATGTTGACTTCCTGCCGCGCCGGGTCGGTGTAGAGCAGCGCCTCCTCGA
Protein-coding regions in this window:
- a CDS encoding CocE/NonD family hydrolase, which produces MERLPFFLRLLRRRAAAAPYDVRWDHDVEVPAYDGTVLLADHYVPVGDGPWPVLLVRSAYGRGFPFNSLFGSSFAAQGFRVILQSTRGTGGSGGDFHLWRNEATDGQATVDWLRKQDWFPGAFGTIGMSYLSYVQWSLGLDPPPEWRAAIVQVAAHDFYQGFYPDGAGALRLELSLVSGVAFFNQAAGQATYLRALLRLAVHLRRAIRGVPLLDSYRRAFGGRRQEFEDWVRHPYQDDLFWSGSDAGPAADRMTVPVSLVSGWHDLTLEQTLTQYARLRAAGQEPTLMIGPWTHTSAFDRGWSELFPDALEHLRVHLLGEGERTTRVRVHIGDEWRELPVWPPPSTDLRLHLRPGGELGELAGGTTSFDYDPKNPTPSFAGQLQSRTQGARDNKPLEARADVRTFTTGPLPEALEIMGTPTAELYASGSTGHFDLFVRVCDVDPADRSVNVCDGFVRLTPDHADADPVRVVLGAAGHRFAAGHRIRLQVSGGAHPRFVRNYGTGEPLGTAVRMVATRTTVHHDSVRPSAVVLPVV
- a CDS encoding alpha-glucosidase; this encodes MENPWWHSAVVYQIYPRSFADADGDGMGDLRGIIDHLDHIAGLGVDVIWLSPVYPSPQDDNGYDISNYQDIEPVFGTLADFDELLTGVHERGMKLVMDLVVNHSSDEHPWFVESRTGKDSPKRDWYWWRPAREGMEPGTPGAEPTNWGSVFGGSAWEYDPVSQEYFLHIFSRKQPDLNWENPAVREAVYEMMNWWLDRGVDGFRMDVIDHISKDVSLPDGVLRPGSIYGDGGPFWLNGPRNHEFLHEMYQRVFEGRDALLTVGETPGATVEEALLYTDPARQEVNMIFQFDHVWADRGADPWLLYPLQLTKLKGIFGRWQAGLAEVGWNSLYWNNHDQPRVVSRFGDDSPEYRERSAKMLGAVLHLHRGTPYVYQGEELGMTNAPFASIEDFRDIEALGHYAQAVSQEGRSPEDVLTVLRARSRDNARTPMQWDTSPQAGFTTGTPWLAVNPNYPEINAAAAVKDPDSVYHFYRKLIALRHEEPAVVHGDFTMLLPHDERLYAFTRSLGGTTLLVIGNFSGETVRAEIDDAAAWAGAELLLTNTAAPEDLTLAPWQAVIYRRVSP